A window of the Pseudomonadota bacterium genome harbors these coding sequences:
- a CDS encoding cation diffusion facilitator family transporter, translating into MGQRDNRKGLIISLAITLALFGVEVIGGIISNSLALLSDAGHVVTDALALGLSLVAAQISGKAPDGRATFGYRKVGILAALINGVSLLVIPAFIFVESYQRLLSPPTIHVRSMLTIAVVGLLGNLIMTWILGRKHEDLNVKSAWLHVLGDTLSSVGVIISGIVVTLTDWPYADPIAGAVIGIIIVFGGVRLVKDTLAIFLDLTPKELSVKKLSQWIAGIPGVQGIHDVHLWPVGYKAYAFSAHILVDDQKVSEAEQVKEAVTEMLHETGIYHVTLQLEAYECDNNGMFCGVKEIGGDDGLSDHHQ; encoded by the coding sequence ATGGGTCAAAGAGATAACAGAAAAGGCCTAATCATAAGCCTTGCCATTACCCTTGCCCTCTTTGGGGTAGAGGTCATAGGCGGTATTATAAGCAACAGCCTTGCCCTCTTAAGCGATGCAGGCCATGTCGTGACGGATGCACTTGCGCTGGGCTTGAGCCTCGTTGCAGCACAAATATCAGGAAAAGCCCCGGACGGTCGTGCCACCTTCGGATACCGGAAGGTCGGTATCCTTGCTGCCCTTATAAACGGGGTTAGCCTCCTTGTCATTCCTGCCTTCATCTTTGTGGAATCGTACCAGCGGCTCCTTTCACCGCCCACAATCCATGTCCGCTCAATGCTGACAATCGCCGTCGTCGGTCTTCTCGGGAATCTCATCATGACGTGGATTCTTGGCAGGAAGCACGAGGACCTCAATGTCAAGAGCGCCTGGCTTCATGTCCTCGGAGACACCCTTTCATCTGTTGGCGTTATCATTTCCGGCATAGTTGTAACATTGACGGATTGGCCTTATGCAGACCCCATAGCCGGAGCTGTCATCGGCATCATTATTGTCTTTGGTGGGGTTCGTCTCGTAAAGGATACGTTGGCAATCTTTCTCGACCTTACCCCGAAAGAGTTAAGTGTAAAGAAACTCTCCCAATGGATTGCTGGAATCCCCGGTGTCCAGGGAATCCATGATGTTCACCTATGGCCTGTGGGGTACAAGGCATATGCCTTCTCCGCTCACATCCTGGTGGATGACCAGAAGGTGAGCGAAGCGGAGCAGGTCAAAGAGGCGGTGACGGAAATGCTCCATGAAACCGGCATTTATCACGTGACACTCCAGTTGGAGGCATATGAATGCGATAATAACGGCATGTTTTGTGGAGTAAAGGAAATCGGTGGTGATGACGGGCTGAGCGACCATCACCAGTGA